A window of the Helianthus annuus cultivar XRQ/B chromosome 4, HanXRQr2.0-SUNRISE, whole genome shotgun sequence genome harbors these coding sequences:
- the LOC110892388 gene encoding uncharacterized protein LOC110892388 — MSSTNEVGTSSTLGNTVNADYDEEVRVRKLQLSEIEEIRDEAYECASAYKDKLKKVHDAKLRKKNFKVGQKVWLYNSRLKMFAGKLKSKWMGPYVIRRVGRFGDVDIQDEQTNKQQTVNGHRLKPYLEDNDINNLELDKVGYILRPMDDEEA, encoded by the coding sequence ATGTCATCTACTAATGAAGTTGGCACATCGAGCACATTGGGCAATACGGTGAATGCGGATTATGACGAAGAGGTTCGAGTTAGAAAGCTTCAATTGAGTGAAATTGAGGAGATTCGAGACGAAGCATACGAATGTGCATCCGCATATAAAGACAAACTTAAGAAGGTTCATGATGCAAAGCTAAGAAAGAAGAACTTCAAAGTGGGTCAAAAAGTGTGGTTGTACAATTCAAGATTGAAGATGTTTGCGGGTAAACTCAAGAGTAAATGGATGGGTCCTTATGTCATCCGGAGAGTGGGAAGATTTGGTGATGTTGATATTCAAGATGAGCAAACCAACAAGCAACAAACTGTGAATGGGCATCGGCTTAAACCGTACCTGGAAGACAATGACATCAACAATCTCGAGCTCGACAAAGTGGGTTACATTTTACGCCCAATGGATGACGAGGAAGCTtga